One region of Malania oleifera isolate guangnan ecotype guangnan chromosome 6, ASM2987363v1, whole genome shotgun sequence genomic DNA includes:
- the LOC131157779 gene encoding pollen receptor-like kinase 3, with translation MAAAAVLLLLLLLLPPLSLSLSTSEALLNLKQSFAPNDNLNLWTPDSSPCKGGWPGVVCDNFGIVTGIHLTGMNLSGKIDVDALYGLSSLRTISFVNNSFSGPIPGFNRLGALKSLLLSGNKFSGEIPADYFQTMTSLKKLWLSDNSFAGEIPPSVGKLPHLMELHLENNQFSGKIPQIGQKTITSLNLSNNRLEGEIPESLKKFNASLFQENDGLCGPPLNRECNPRGKLPLASPPSDKKGSKSKIVVVFIVAGALMIVIFGFWALLARKHNEEKFNILEKESLRREALEVRVAPPSGSTRRGGESNRRGGDSSRSRGSHQGKNNNSGVDLVIINEERGVFGLTDLMKAAAEVLGNGGLGSAYKAVMGNGVAVVVKRLREMNRLGREGFDAEIRRIGRLRHRNVLTPLAYHYRKEEKLLVSEYVPKGSLLYVLHGDRGICHAELNWPTRLKIVQGIARGMGFLHFEFASLDLPHGNLKSCNVLLNADYEPLLTDYAFHTLLNPAQASNALFAFRTPEAAHLRTTDDKQAPIVSPKSDVYCLGIIVLEIVSGKFPSQYLSTGNGGTDVVQWAHSAILEQRESEFIDPEIASAAGGESLDHMERLLRIGAACTESDPNKRVDMKEALRRIEEVRV, from the exons ATGGCCGCTGCCGCcgtcctcctcctcctcctcctcctcctcccccctctctccctctccctctccacCTCCGAAGCCCTTCTCAATCTCAAACAATCCTTCGCCCCCAACGATAACCTCAACTTGTGGACTCCCGATTCCTCCCCCTGCAAAGGCGGCTGGCCAGGAGTCGTCTGCGACAACTTCGGCATTGTCACCGGCATCCACTTAACCGGAATGAACCTCTCCGGGAAGATCGACGTCGACGCTCTCTATGGTCTTTCCTCCCTCCGCACCATCAGCTTCGTCAATAACTCCTTCTCCGGTCCCATCCCCGGATTTAACCGTCTCGGCGCCTTGAAGTCTCTGCTCTTGAGCGGCAATAAATTTTCCGGTGAAATCCCTGCCGATTACTTCCAAACCATGACGTCCTTGAAGAAACTCTGGCTCTCCGACAACAGTTTTGCTGGCGAAATCCCGCCGTCAGTCGGGAAACTCCCCCATCTCATGGAACTCCACCTCGAGAACAATCAATTCTCGGGAAAGATTCCCCAGATCGGACAAAAGACCATAACTTCTCTGAATTTGTCGAACAATAGATTAGAAGGGGAGATTCCGGAGAGTTTGAAGAAATTCAATGCGTCGTTGTTTCAGGAGAATGACGGGCTCTGCGGGCCACCGTTGAACAGAGAGTGCAACCCTCGGGGGAAATTACCGCTGGCGTCGCCGCCCTCTGATAAAAAAGGCTCAAAATCAAAAATAGTGGTCGTTTTCATCGTGGCGGGAGCTCTGATGATCGTTATATTTGGGTTCTGGGCGCTTCTTGCCAGGAAACACAACGAGGAAAAATTCAACATTTTGGAGAAAGAGAGCCTCCGGCGCGAGGCACTGGAGGTGCGGGTGGCTCCGCCGTCGGGGTCGACACGGCGCGGCGGGGAGTCCAACCGGCGGGGAGGGGACTCGAGCCGCAGCAGGGGATCCCATCAAGGGAAGAATAACAACAGTGGTGTGGATTTAGTGATAATAAACGAGGAAAGGGGGGTGTTTGGATTGACGGACCTGATGAAAGCGGCGGCGGAGGTGCTGGGGAATGGGGGGCTGGGGTCAGCGTACAAGGCGGTGATGGGGAATGGGGTGGCGGTCGTGGTGAAGCGGCTGAGGGAGATGAATCGGTTGGGGAGGGAGGGCTTCGACGCGGAGATCCGCCGCATCGGGAGGCTCCGCCACCGGAATGTTTTGACGCCATTGGCTTACCATTACCGGAAGGAGGAGAAGCTGTTGGTGTCGGAGTACGTTCCTAAAGGGAGCTTGTTGTACGTCTTGCATG GTGACCGGGGGATTTGTCACGCCGAGCTCAACTGGCCGACGCGACTGAAGATCGTGCAGGGCATTGCCCGCGGAATGGGATTCCTGCACTTTGAGTTTGCGTCGCTAGATCTCCCCCACGGCAACCTCAAGTCCTGCAACGTCCTCCTCAACGCCGACTACGAGCCCCTCCTCACCGACTATGCCTTCCACACTCTCCTCAACCCCGCCCAAGCCTCCAACGCCTTGTTCGCCTTCCGCACTCCTGAGGCCGCCCACCTCCGCACCACCGACGACAAACAAGCCCCCATCGTCTCCCCTAAAAGCGACGTCTACTGCCTCGGCATCATCGTCCTCGAGATTGTCAGCGGAAAGTTCCCCTCCCAGTACCTTAGCACCGGCAACGGCGGCACCGACGTGGTGCAATGGGCCCATTCTGCGATCCTTGAACAGAGGGAGTCGGAGTTCATCGACCCCGAGATTGCGAGCGCTGCCGGCGGCGAGTCGTTGGATCACATGGAGCGGCTCCTCCGCATTGGCGCAGCCTGCACGGAGAGTGACCCTAATAAGCGAGTCGACATGAAAGAAGCTCTTAGGAGGATAGAAGAGGTGAgggtgtga